The genomic segment GCTCGGCCAGCAGCGGGTTGTCGCTGTTGGGGTAGCCGCCGTGCAGGGCGGTGCCGAGCAGCGCGGAGCGCCGGATGACCCCGTGCGCGGGGAAGCACTCCGCCTCGTGCAGGACGACGTCGCCGAAGCGCTCCGAGGGATTGGCCTGGGTCGCGCGGTCGGTGCGCGGCCAGACCTTGAACGGCCTGCTGCGCTCGTCGACGTACGTCGTGCGGGTGTGGGCGAGGACGAGGCCCGGGTCGGCGTCCAGCGCCGCGACGCAGGCGCCGACCATGCCGGGCAGGCGCACGTCGTCCGCGGCGTTCCACATGAAGAACTCGCCGCGGCCCTCGTGGAAGACCGTGTTGAAGTTCCAGGCGAGGCCGCGGTTCACGTCGCTGCGGAGGTAGCGCACCCGCTCGTCCTGCGCCGCGTAGCGCTCGCAGATGCCCTGCGTGCCGTCCGTGGAGCCGTTGTCGCTGATGACGACCTCGAGGTCGCGGAAGTCCTGGCGCAGCACCCCCTCGAGGGCCTCGGCCAGGAACTCCTCGCCGTTGTAGACCGGGACGCCCACGCTCACGCGCGGGCTGCCTGCTGCTGTCGTGCGCGGCTCCGCCACGTCCCCCCCTCGAGGCCGGCCCGGCGCTCGCCGGGACCCGCAGGCAACCATGGCGGGACGGGGCCGCCGGGGCCAGCGGTTCGGCCAGATCCGCACCCCTGCAGGGCAATCCGGTCGCGCTGCGCACGCGGCTGCGCACGGTCCGCCGAGCGTTCCGTCGAAGCCCGGTCGCGGGCACCCCGCTGTGCTTCACTGTCACGGACACGCGCAGCGGCCGCGACGACGCACCGCCCACCCCCCAGCGCGACGATCGGACCACCACGCGAGGGACGCCCGTGACTGCGTACGACAGCCGCACCGACTCCGACCAGGAGCCGGCGCCCGCCACGACCTTCTCCCTGCGCGAGCTGTGGCGGCGCCGCGCCGTCGTGGCCGGCGCGCTCGTCGCGACGGTCCTCGTCGCGGTCGCGCTGACCCTGGTGCAGGGCAAGACCTACCGGGCCAGCGCCGACGTGCGGGTCTCCTCGGGCAACCTGCAGAGCATCTTCGGGCCGCAGCAGAACGGCGACACCGCCACGCTGCTGGCCACGCAGGTGAGCGTGCTCGAGTCGACGCAGATGCGCGCCGACGTCGAGGAGCGCCTCGGTGACGGCGTCGAGGTGCTCGACGTGCTCGTCGAGGGGGTGCCGGAGAGCCAGGTCGCCACGGTCACCGTCGACGCCACCACCGCCCAGGGCGCGGCCGACGCCGCCAACGCGTACGTGCTGGCGTACAAGGACCGGCGCGACCTCGCGGCCGGGACCGAGGCGCAGCGCCGGGCCGACGCCCTGCAGGAGCAGGTGGCCGAGCTGGAGGGCGAGCTCGCGGTCGCGCAGCGCGAGGTGGACGCGGAGTCGACCCGCATCAACCTGCAGCTCGCCGAGATCACCGTGGCGCGCGACCGGGCGGCGGCGTCCGGCATCGCGCTCGACCCGGCCGAGGTGGCGTCGCCGACCACGGCCACGTTCACGGCGCTGCAGGCGCGCTACAACGACGTCGCCGGCCGGCTCGCCGACCTGCGCGCGACGCAGCAGCAGTACGAGGTCGCCGCGCAGCTGCGCGAGGGCGGCGCCGCGGTGATCTCGACCGCGACCCCGCCGACGAAGGCCGCCTCGCCGAACCTCGGGCAGACCGTCCTGCTCGCCGCGCTGCTCGGCCTGGCGCTCGGCATCGCGCTGGCGCTGCTCCTGGCGGCGCGCGACCGGCGGCTGCACGACCGCGACGGCGTCGCCCGCGCGGACCTCGGCGCCCCCGTCGTCGGCACCGTCGCGGGCTCCCCGGCGCGCGTGGACGCGGTCGACCTCAGCACCGCCTCGGCCGGCCCGGTGAAGGCCGGCGAGGACTACGTCGCCCTCGCCTCGCAGGTCCTCGTGGCCGCGCGCCGGCGCGACCTCTCCCGCCTGCTCGTGACGAGCGCCGCGGGGGAGGACGGCAAGGCCGGCGTCGCGGCCGGGCTCGCCGTCGGCCTCGCCTCGCTCGGCCAGCGCGTCGCCCTCGTCGAGGCCGACCTGCGCGCCGGCGGCAAGGGCGTGCGCGAGGACGGCCCCGTCGGGCTCTGCGAGGTCATCAGCGGCACCGCGACGGTCGCCCAGGCGCTGCTGCCCGTACGGGTGCAGGGGACCGGCTCGCTCGTGGTGCTCCCCGCCGGCCGGGGCGGCGTCGAGCCGACCCAGGCCCTGACCAGCGAGCCCGCGGCCCGCGCCCTGCAGGACGTCGCCGCCGACGTGGACCTCCTCGTCGTCGTCGGCGCCCCGCTGCTGCCCGTCGCGGACTCGATGGTGCTGCTGCCCTACGTCGACAGCGCGCTGCTCACCGTGCAGCTCGGCGACACCACGAGCACCGACGTGCGCGCCGCCCTCGACCGGGTGTCGGCCATCGACGGCGGGGTCCTCGGCCTCGTGCTGCGCGGGCGCCGCGACGCCGGTCGCCCGGCGGCCGTCCTCAGCCGGGGCGCGGCCCCCGCCCGCGGTGCGGCGCCCGCCGCGCCCGCGGTGCCCGCCGCCCGGGACTGACCGGGCGCACCAGCACGACGAGGGCCCGGGGAGCGACGCTCCCCGGGCCCTCGTCCGTCCTGCCCGCGCCGGCGGTGCCGGTCGCGGTGGTGGTGGTCCTACGCGGTGGCGGTGCCCGGTGCGGGTGCCGGCGGGGTGCGCCGGCGCTACGCGCCGCGCGTGCGCGCGGCGGCGGCGAGGACGTCGAGCAGCTCGGCGCGGTAGCGGTCCAGGGTGAAGCGCGCGCGGGCGCTGCGGCAGCCGCGGCGGGCCAGCTCGTCGGCGCCCGCGCGGTCCGCGAGCAGGCCGCCGAGCGCCGCCGCGAGGGCCGCGGGGTCCTCCGGCGGTACGACGACGCCGGCGCCGTCCTCGGCGATCTCCGGCAGGCCGCCCACGCCGCTCACCACGACCGGCCGGCACGCGGCCATGGCCTCCACGGCCACGCTGCCGAAGGGCTCGAGGCGCGAGGGCACCGCGACGACGTCCGCGTCGAGCAGGTGCGGCCACACGTCCTCCCGGAAGCCGGGCAGCAGCAGGCGGTCGGCGACCCCGAGCTCGGCCGCGAGGGCGCGCAGGGAGTCCTCGTACCACTCGTAGCCGCGGAACACGCTGCCCACCAGCTCGAGCTCGACGTCGTGCCCCTCGCCGACGAGCGCCGCGAGGGCGCGCACGGCGACGTCCTGGCCCTTGCGGGGGCTCAGCCGGCCCACGACGACGACCCGCCGGCGGGCTCCAGGCGCCGCGCGGCGCGGCCCCTCGGGCGCCGGGGGGAAGTCGAAGCCGTTGAGCACCACGCGGGTGCGGGCGGCGAGCCGGCGGTGCTGGGCGGCGAGGAAGGCCGC from the Vallicoccus soli genome contains:
- a CDS encoding glycosyltransferase family 4 protein gives rise to the protein MSAAPGTPPGGQDAPRARVEGLRRVLVAHPFPDLYGADLMLLRSLRGLVEAGVEVLLVVPEPGPLLERVAAQGVEHRVLPFPVLRKALLSPRGLAGLVLGAPAEHRRLRAVLREQRPDVVYVNTLTLPHWLAAARAQGVPAVCHVRELESASPRAVTRTLTAPLLAAGTVVANSRATAAFLAAQHRRLAARTRVVLNGFDFPPAPEGPRRAAPGARRRVVVVGRLSPRKGQDVAVRALAALVGEGHDVELELVGSVFRGYEWYEDSLRALAAELGVADRLLLPGFREDVWPHLLDADVVAVPSRLEPFGSVAVEAMAACRPVVVSGVGGLPEIAEDGAGVVVPPEDPAALAAALGGLLADRAGADELARRGCRSARARFTLDRYRAELLDVLAAAARTRGA
- a CDS encoding tyrosine-protein kinase domain-containing protein, with protein sequence MTAYDSRTDSDQEPAPATTFSLRELWRRRAVVAGALVATVLVAVALTLVQGKTYRASADVRVSSGNLQSIFGPQQNGDTATLLATQVSVLESTQMRADVEERLGDGVEVLDVLVEGVPESQVATVTVDATTAQGAADAANAYVLAYKDRRDLAAGTEAQRRADALQEQVAELEGELAVAQREVDAESTRINLQLAEITVARDRAAASGIALDPAEVASPTTATFTALQARYNDVAGRLADLRATQQQYEVAAQLREGGAAVISTATPPTKAASPNLGQTVLLAALLGLALGIALALLLAARDRRLHDRDGVARADLGAPVVGTVAGSPARVDAVDLSTASAGPVKAGEDYVALASQVLVAARRRDLSRLLVTSAAGEDGKAGVAAGLAVGLASLGQRVALVEADLRAGGKGVREDGPVGLCEVISGTATVAQALLPVRVQGTGSLVVLPAGRGGVEPTQALTSEPAARALQDVAADVDLLVVVGAPLLPVADSMVLLPYVDSALLTVQLGDTTSTDVRAALDRVSAIDGGVLGLVLRGRRDAGRPAAVLSRGAAPARGAAPAAPAVPAARD
- a CDS encoding glycosyltransferase family 2 protein; this translates as MSVGVPVYNGEEFLAEALEGVLRQDFRDLEVVISDNGSTDGTQGICERYAAQDERVRYLRSDVNRGLAWNFNTVFHEGRGEFFMWNAADDVRLPGMVGACVAALDADPGLVLAHTRTTYVDERSRPFKVWPRTDRATQANPSERFGDVVLHEAECFPAHGVIRRSALLGTALHGGYPNSDNPLLAELALRGRFLELDEELFHRRDHPGRSMRAFTTTRARNAFFDPRRSGKVTLPRWRVGAEYARGVHRAPLPQAEKARCYAYLGPWAVKWRGTLARNLGSAASQVVAQKVTQRRGGRGTLTA